A genomic segment from Spinacia oleracea cultivar Varoflay chromosome 3, BTI_SOV_V1, whole genome shotgun sequence encodes:
- the LOC110791938 gene encoding ubiquitin-like-specific protease 1, which produces MVINGCENGIFLTCCFFQIKEPTSCRLYLLINSEKVFVAFGTIHPELTLDHHNNLVADNVKVSVDEFEPAYKEASVPVPSQFIKKLGQALGTFTQWPTNLVSLVTSPEVNEPARKEPNEKRATSKEPKGKEVMVESQRETKGSNTKANKQFLPKFSSQKLGVQCNCMKTMVSKLKEGEDVKLQASKRAFNFDNDRELIIAVEDINQLLSGAWLNISILQVLILALYESWDEFDHSTNALGFMCPEMISETMLYSDINRVLLYMSQSMATLSSKSFILCPYFEKRHWILLVICLAKSQVYIFDSMQKKRNLMIKNQLNLAFRTYKAQNGKSKGTKLNWIAAQCPQQPGSLECGYYVMRFMYDIFTKHRDSQDLTTDYSRTKPFSFEEINEVKEFWADYFLTNSDVNLAS; this is translated from the exons ATGGTTATAAATGGTTGCGAAAATGGCATTTTTCTAACATGTTGTTTTTTTCAAATAAAGGAACCTACCTCCTGCCGGCTATACTTGTTGATAAACTCAgagaaagtctttgttgcctTTGGTACTATACATCCGGAATTGACTCTTGATCACCATAACAACCTCGTTGCCGATAACGTGAAGGTGAGCGTTGATGAATTTGAGCCCGCGTATAAAGAAGCTTCAGTCCCCGTGCCTTCTCAATTTATAAAGAAACTTGGACAAGCTCTTGGTACTTTCACTCAGTGGCCAACAAATTTGGTTTCGCTTGTGACGAGTCCTGAG GTAAATGAGCCTGCAAGAAAAGAGCCTAACGAGAAAAGGGCTACAAGCAaagagcctaaagggaaagAGGTAATGGTTGAAAGTCAACGCGAGACAAAAGGGTCCAACACTAAGGCAAACAAACAATTTCTTCCCAAATTTAGCTCGCAAAAATTGGGAGTTCAGTGCAATTGTATGAAAACTATGGTTTCTAAATTAAAAGAAGGGGAGGATGTTAAGTTGCAAGCTagtaaaagggcattcaattttGACAACGACCGTGAACTTATTATCGCCGTTGAAGACATCAatcaacttctctcgggagcatggctcaatatatcGATATTGCAAGTTCTTATACT GGCTTTATATGAGTCGTGGGATGAATTTGATCATTCTACCAATGCTTTGggattcatgtgcccggagatgatctcggAAACCATGTTGTATAGTGATATAAATCGTGTTCTATTATACATGTCGCAATCCATGGCAACACTCAGTTCTAAGTcattcatcttatgtccatactTCGAAAA GAGGCATTGGATTCTTTTAGTTATTTGCTTGGCTAAATCTCaggtctacatatttgattctatgcagaagaagagaaatttgatgattaagaACCAATTGAACCT GGCTTTTCGGACTTACAAGGCACAAAATGGAAAATCTAAAGGAACTAAATTGAATTGGATTGCGGCACAG TGtcctcaacaaccgggatcactagagtgtggctactacgtcatgcgttttatgtacgataTATTTACAAAGCATCGtgatagtcaagatcttactacg GATTATTCAAGAACAAAGCCTTTTTCATtcgaggagattaatgaggttaAAGAATTTTGGGCTGATTACTTTTTGACCAATTCCGATGTAAATCTAGCTAGCTAG
- the LOC130470162 gene encoding uncharacterized protein, with amino-acid sequence MDENEDQCMQDQRSIWRDQKRRQRKSLTPEQIDRLNTKRRLTYASENKSNAIASPESQPQRPCSEGPMIVNNTPNTLGARRAMADITNRANNVTTGCERRELQPIDELRLLDTRANLENRFFSVGEGRATNLTISYPTSNSRDMPNRFFCVGESSTANARIPDPTSDDGDMPHFVEAENEIRIPGLLFNVGECHAVDTNNISNPISDDIRVWTVGRTGYRNCARNYHESHGVPIFSLPSMKTCPHFQARLFHCESTELCCLSGKVNLPDFPLSANMLDLYSDQSEYGIYFRQNIRKYNHVFSFTSMGVHLDDELANARQGVYTFRAQGSIYHRIGGFLPLNAEYRPRFLQLYIYDTEHENENRAAENSSLRLEVIDRIKNILNAHNPFVHNLRHLAQRSDLNDCKFVIKEQPTNKHQYSMPTASQVAAIVVGSDDISNLKDRDIMIESVTGQLSYIKDTAGYYDPLQYPLLFPYGSYGWDLNSRSSTGKKLTCREFYAYMFQMRQNLDSLILRGGRLLQQFVVDNCVKMQANNLRWIALNQDKIRADLYKGLEDSLHAGEHNTENVGRRTILPSSFVGSPRDMHQRYQDAMALVHKFGKPDLFLTMTCNPSWPEIQSELLAGQVPNDRPDLLTRVFHAKLEELKKDVLERGILGTVVAYVYVIEFQKRGLPHVHMLLILDQNDKLTTPDDFDKIVRAVIPDEQVEPKLYKAVLKHMIHGPCGVLNHKSPCMKQGSCKKGFPKEFSNDTKQGNDSYPLYRRPQDRPAVPLRENSRVRVDNRWVVPYNPFLLLKYDCHINIEICSSNKCVKYLYKYIHKGSDRVSMEVHNGDEIAQYVDARWICAPEAMWKLYKFPMTRMCPSVDRLQVHLPNMHQVRFEANQPISSVLENPRNSKTMLTEFFKMNSIDPNARRYLYREFPEHYRWLSTSREWQKRKSSQRVLGRLYVASPLEGERFYMRMLLNHVRGPTSFEHLRTVNGVIHPTFRAAAEALGLIENDESIRQCLSEACSVRMPTALRRLFATILIYCQPTGLRSLWDEFFPYMVEDYPTSNTTNNCVFLSNKLLQDLDRLLRPLRKKISDYTELPSLPESTDDIDELPSIIEEYFSIPVPDEDLACVATLNSDQQIAYDTIMNAVISKAGCSFFVDGPGGTGKTFLYRALLATVKSRGEIAIPTATSGIAATLLHQGRTSHSTFQLPLNPDSSSTFSFTKRSKTAILLKNSSIIVWDEAPMTHRYQFEAVDRSLKYLMGNDLPFGGKIIVFGGDFRQVLPVVRNGTRAQMIDASFVRSPMWRHIRILHLRENMRSIDDNGFANFLLSVGNGNEPTVSDQMIRLPTGMIIPTVADSSIEALIDQVFPSLSEHVGHYNKNGF; translated from the exons ATGGACGAGAACGAAGATCAATGTATGCAAGATCAAAGATCCATATGGAGGGATCAAAAGCGACGACAGAGAAAATCGCTCACCCCAGAACAAATAGATCGTCTAAATACCAAACGAAGACTCACTTATGCCTCTGAAAACAAATCAAATGCTATAGCATCCCCTGAGAGTCAACCCCAAAGGCCATGTTCAGAAGGGCCTATGATTGTTAACAACACTCCCAACACTTTGGGAGCTCGAAGGGCTATGGCAGACATCACTAATCGTGCCAATAATGTCACGACTGGATGTGAAAGACGTGAAC TGCAACCTATTGATGAACTTCGTTTACTCGATACTCGGGCAAATCTAGAAAATCGATTTTTTAGCGTCGGTGAAGGTAGGGCAACAAATCTGACAATATCATACCCAACATCAAACTCAAGAGATATGCCCAATCGATTCTTTTGTGTTGGCGAGAGCAGTACAGCCAATGCACGTATACCAGACCCTACTTCAGACGATGGAGACATGCCGCATTTTGTTGAGGCGGAGAATGAAATACGCATTCCGGGCCTATTATTCAATGTCGGTGAATGTCATGCAGTCGACACCAACAACATATCAAACCCTATCTCTGATGATATAAGGGTCTGGACAGTAGGGAGAACTGGTTACAGAAATTGTGCAAGAAATTACCACGAGAGTCATGGGGTTCCTATATTCAGTTTGCCATCCATGAAAACATGTCCACATTTCCAGGCACGCCTTTTCCATTGTGAATCTACTGAACTATGTTGCTTAAGCGGGAAGGTTAACTTACCTGATTTTCCATTGTCCGCTAATATGCTTGATCTATATTCTGATCAATCGGAATATGGGAtttattttaggcaaaatattcGTAAATACAACCACGTATTTTCATTCACTTCAATGGGAGTTCATTTAGATGACGAACTAGCAAATGCACGTCAAGGCGTGTACACATTTCGTGCACAAGGTTCAATTTACCATCGCATTGGAggtttcttacctttgaatGCAGAATATCGTCCCCGGTTTCTTCAACTCTACATTTACGATACTGAGCATGAAAATGAAAATCGTGCAGCCGAGAACTCATCATTGCGGCTCGAAGTCATCGACAGAATCAAGAATATTTTGAATGCTCACAATCCTTTTGTCCACAATCTTCGTCATCTTGCTCAGCGTAGTGACTTAAATGATTGCAAATTTGTCATCAAAGAGCAACCTACAAATAAACATCAATACTCAATGCCGACAGCTTCCCAAGTAGCAGCAATTGTCGTTGGCAGTGATGACATTTCCAACTTGAAAGATAGGGATATCATGATAGAGTCAGTAACTGGGCAACTGAGTTATATCAAAGACACTGCCGGTTATTATGACCCATTGCAGTATCCTCTACTTTTTCCTTATGGTTCTTACGGCTGGGATTTAAACAGTCGAAGTTCCACTGGTAAAAAGTTGACATGCCGGGAATTCTATGCATACATGTTTCAG ATGCGTCAAAATCTTGATTCTCTAATCTTGAGAGGCGGCCGTCTACTCCAACAATTTGTTGTCGATAACTGTGTAAAAATGCAAGCCAATAATTTGAGGTGGATTGCACTCAACCAAGATAAGATACGTGCTGATTTATACAAGGGTTTAGAGGATTCTTTACATGCTGGAGAGCATAACACAG AAAATGTTGGACGACGGACCATACTACCATCTTCATTCGTAGGAAGTCCAAGAGATATGCACCAGAGGTATCAAGATGCCATGGCATTGGTTCATAAGTTCGGCAAGCCCGATTTATTTCTTACAATGACATGCAATCCGTCTTGGCCAGAGATACAATCAGAATTGTTGGCCGGACAAGTACCAAACGATCGTCCAGACCTGTTGACACGGGTTTTTCATGCTAAACTTGAAGAGTTGAAAAAGGATGTTTTAGAAAGGGGCATCCTCGGAACGGTTGTTGCTTATGTATATGTGATTGAATTCCAAAAGAGGGGTCTTCCACATGTTCATATGTTATTGATTCTTGATCAGAATGACAAGCTAACCACTCCGGATGACTTTGACAAGATTGTGAGAGCAGTAATTCCCGATGAACAAGTGGAACCAAAATTGTATAAGGCAGTTCTTAAACACATGATTCATGGCCCATGTGGTGTTCTCAACCACAAATCCCCATGTATGAAACAAGGAAGTTGTAAGAAAGGATTCCCCAAGGAATTCTCCAATGATACAAAGCAAGGCAATGACTCATATCCTCTTTATCGCCGTCCACAAGATCGTCCAGCAGTACCATTGCGTGAAAATTCACGAGTTCGTGTAGATAATCGGTGGGTAGTCCCATATAATCCATTTTTGCTCCTAAAATATGATTGCCACATAAATATTGAGATATGCAGCAGCAACAAGTGTGTCAAATATCTGTATAAGTACATCCATAAGGGTTCAGATAGAGTCTCTATGGAAGTTCATAACGGAGATGAGATTGCACAATATGTTGATGCACGGTGGATTTGTGCACCCGAGGCTATGTGGAAACTTTACAAATTTCCCATGACTAGAATGTGTCCTTCCGTAGACCGTTTGCAGGTTCATTTGCCAAACATGCATCAAGTGAGGTTTGAAGCGAACCAACCAATCTCAAGCGTGTTAGAGAACCCAAGAAACTCTAAGACGATGCTCACTGAATTTTTCAAGATGAATTCGATTGATCCAAATGCAAGGAGATATCTTTATCGAGAATTTCCAGAGCATTACAGGTGGTTATCGACTTCACGTGAATGGCAAAAGAGAAAAAGTTCACAACGGGTTTTGGGTCGATTGTATGTAGCTTCACCGTTGGAAGGAGAACGGTTTTATATGAGAATGTTACTCAATCACGTGAGGGGGCCTACGTCGTTTGAACATTTAAGAACGGTCAATGGTGTCATACACCCAACATTCAGGGCTGCAGCTGAAGCCCTCGGTCTAATCGAAAATGATGAAAGCATTCGTCAATGTCTTTCAGAGGCATGTTCGGTACGAATGCCAACTGCATTACGTCGATTATTTGCAACCATCTTGATATATTGTCAACCAACAGGATTGCGTTCACTGTGGGATGAGTTTTTCCCTTACATGGTTGAGGATTATCCAACTTCCAACACAACAAACAATTGTGTTTTTCTCAGTAACAAACTTTTGCAAGACTTGGATAGGTTATTACGACCGCTAAGAAAAAAGATTTCTGACTACACGGAGTTACCAAGTTTACCTGAAAGTACTGATGACATAGACGAGCTTCCTTCTATCATAGAGGAGTACTTTTCTATTCCGGTTCCAGATGAGGATTTAGCATGTGTTGCCACTCTCAATAGTGACCAACAAATTGCATACGATACAATAATGAATGCTGTCATTTCAAAGGCTGGTTGTTCTTTCTTTGTTGATGGTCCTGGCGGCACCGGAAAAACATTTTTATACAGAGCCCTTCTTGCTACTGTAAAAAGTAGAGGCGAAATAGCTATTCCCACTGCAACATCTGGAATTGCAGCAACGTTGTTGCACCAGGGAAGAACATCACATTCAACTTTTCAGCTTCCACTTAATCCAGATAGCTCATCAACTTTCTCATTCACCAAACGTTCTAAAACTGCAATTCTCCTAAAAAATTCTTCCATTATCGTATGGGATGAGGCCCCAATGACACACAGATATCAATTTGAAGCTGTTGATCGGTCACTCAAGTATTTAATGGGGAACGATTTGCCGTTTGGGGGGAAAATTATTGTGTTCGGTGGTGATTTCAGACAGGTTTTACCGGTGGTTCGAAATGGAACTAGAGCTCAAATGATTGATGCATCTTTTGTCAGGTCCCCTATGTGGAGACACATTCGTATTTTGCATTTGAGAGAAAATATGagatcaattgatgataacggCTTTGCTAATTTCTTACTCTCTGTTGGGAACGGTAATGAACCTACTGTTTCAGATCAGATGATAAGGTTACCGACTGGCATGATTATACCAACAGTGGCAGATAGTTCGATCGAGGCTTTGATCGACCAGGTCTTTCCAAGTTTAAGTGAGCACGTTGGTCACTACAACAAAAATGGGttttaa